One Microcoleus sp. AS-A8 DNA window includes the following coding sequences:
- a CDS encoding glucose 1-dehydrogenase, which produces MSLRGKVAIVTGGGQGIGKAIAKQFLEKGLSVVIADIDEQAGRETEEEYKPLGSIRFIFTDVANEESVKNLIRETVNSFAKIDVLVNNAARSNPENHPITELSLEDWHHILSINLTGAFLCTKYSVPYLRNNQGTIINIASTRALMSEANTEAYSASKGGIVALTHALAISLGPDIRVNCISPGWIEVREWKKQAIRQKPQLTEQEHQQHPVGRVGKPEDIASFVIYLTSPEASFITGENFVIDGGLTKKMIYL; this is translated from the coding sequence ATGAGCTTGCGGGGGAAAGTAGCGATTGTTACGGGAGGTGGGCAGGGAATTGGCAAGGCGATCGCTAAACAATTTTTAGAAAAGGGACTCTCTGTCGTTATTGCTGACATTGATGAACAAGCCGGACGAGAAACCGAGGAAGAATACAAGCCGCTCGGCTCTATCCGGTTTATTTTTACTGATGTTGCTAATGAAGAATCCGTTAAGAATTTAATTCGAGAAACTGTAAATAGTTTTGCCAAAATAGACGTATTAGTTAATAATGCGGCACGGTCTAACCCTGAAAATCATCCAATAACGGAACTAAGTTTAGAAGATTGGCATCATATCCTGTCTATTAATTTGACTGGGGCATTTTTGTGTACTAAATATTCTGTTCCTTATTTGAGAAACAATCAAGGCACAATTATTAATATTGCCTCGACAAGAGCGTTAATGTCAGAAGCGAACACAGAAGCTTATTCAGCATCTAAAGGAGGAATTGTAGCTTTAACTCACGCCTTAGCAATTAGCTTAGGCCCAGACATCCGGGTGAATTGCATCAGTCCGGGCTGGATCGAAGTGAGGGAGTGGAAAAAACAAGCCATTAGACAGAAGCCGCAACTTACGGAACAAGAGCATCAACAGCATCCTGTTGGACGAGTTGGTAAACCAGAAGATATTGCTTCATTCGTGATTTATCTAACCTCTCCTGAAGCCAGTTTTATTACAGGAGAAAATTTTGTCATTGATGGTGGCCTGACAAAAAAAATGATTTATCTGTAA
- the dprA gene encoding DNA-processing protein DprA produces the protein MAVAAGASTGGNEVEERTYWLGWAQVKGVGPVLLRRLQQHFGTLAEAWNANATQLQQVEGFGYQLAGTVVTARSQINPEQLVEQHTAKNPQFWTPADTDYPRLLLEIPTPPPVLYYRGQVQSQENHGIKPMVGIVGTREPTEYGKRWTRKMSTALARHGFTVVSGMAAGIDTEAHGGCLQAGGRTWAVLGTGVDLIYPPRNRNLYEQIQPQGLVLSEYPAGTQPNRAHFPQRNRIIAGLCRAILVMEAPTKSGALITAYQANEFCRDVYVLPGRLDDEQSKGCLGLLSRGAHVILNEGHLLEMLGAIPELDSVTQLPLFAQEPPQPVPQLEPELAKVLQTLTPEPTPFDSIVQQAGLAAGSVSSALLQLELMGLASQLPGMRYRRS, from the coding sequence ATGGCTGTAGCTGCTGGTGCATCAACAGGGGGAAATGAAGTGGAAGAACGTACCTACTGGCTAGGTTGGGCACAGGTTAAGGGTGTGGGGCCAGTGTTGCTCCGGCGTCTACAACAACATTTTGGTACACTGGCAGAGGCTTGGAACGCGAATGCTACCCAGTTGCAACAAGTAGAAGGTTTTGGGTATCAGTTGGCTGGGACGGTAGTGACGGCGCGATCGCAAATTAATCCGGAACAGCTCGTAGAACAGCATACCGCCAAAAATCCCCAGTTCTGGACACCGGCTGACACCGACTATCCCCGCTTACTGCTAGAGATTCCCACCCCACCCCCAGTTTTGTACTATCGAGGGCAGGTGCAATCCCAGGAAAATCATGGGATAAAGCCGATGGTAGGCATTGTTGGCACCCGCGAACCCACAGAGTACGGTAAACGCTGGACGCGGAAAATGAGTACCGCTCTGGCTCGGCATGGTTTTACCGTTGTTTCCGGCATGGCAGCAGGAATTGATACAGAAGCACATGGCGGCTGTTTGCAGGCGGGCGGACGGACATGGGCTGTTTTGGGAACCGGTGTTGATCTGATTTATCCCCCACGCAACCGCAATCTTTACGAACAAATTCAGCCGCAGGGATTAGTGTTAAGTGAATATCCCGCCGGAACTCAGCCCAATCGCGCTCACTTTCCCCAGCGCAATCGCATTATTGCAGGTTTGTGTCGCGCCATTCTGGTGATGGAAGCCCCCACTAAGTCTGGGGCACTGATTACGGCGTATCAAGCCAATGAGTTTTGTCGGGATGTTTATGTGTTGCCAGGGCGACTGGATGATGAGCAGTCCAAAGGGTGCTTGGGGCTATTGAGTCGAGGTGCCCATGTGATTTTAAATGAAGGTCATTTGTTGGAAATGTTGGGAGCCATCCCAGAACTTGACTCTGTAACGCAGTTACCTCTGTTTGCCCAAGAGCCACCTCAACCTGTCCCTCAGTTGGAGCCAGAATTGGCTAAGGTGTTGCAAACGTTAACACCTGAACCGACTCCTTTTGATTCAATTGTGCAGCAAGCCGGTTTGGCAGCGGGTTCTGTTTCTAGCGCCCTGTTGCAGTTAGAACTCATGGGACTGGCGTCTCAGTTGCCAGGGATGCGCTATCGACGGAGTTGA
- a CDS encoding SAM-dependent chlorinase/fluorinase, whose protein sequence is MTENRLITLLTDFGLKDVYVGVMKGVIAGINPHLTVVDLTHEIPPQNIAGARFNLMNAYSYFPVGTVHIAVVDPGVGSQRRGIALQIEQSFLVGPDNGLFSGVLHQSRVLAAVELTNPNYWRTPTPSTTFHGRDIFAPVGAHLASGVPIEQLGESFDPKTLTALAIGDRIPTSSGIVGCIQYIDHFGNLITNISAAEVQEKTWAVLVGDACTPTLGDRRIESSQTYSDRPVGEVVTLIGSHGWVEIAVNGGSAQQALNMDVGSPVEVVVSLEMKG, encoded by the coding sequence ATGACTGAAAATCGGCTCATTACTCTTTTAACTGACTTTGGCTTAAAGGATGTGTATGTGGGTGTCATGAAAGGCGTCATTGCTGGAATCAACCCGCATTTGACTGTTGTAGATTTGACCCATGAAATCCCACCGCAAAATATTGCAGGAGCCAGATTTAACCTGATGAATGCCTATTCCTACTTTCCAGTTGGGACAGTGCACATTGCGGTGGTCGATCCGGGGGTGGGGAGTCAACGCCGAGGAATTGCGCTCCAAATCGAGCAGAGTTTCTTGGTGGGGCCGGATAATGGATTGTTTAGTGGCGTTTTGCATCAATCGAGAGTCTTAGCCGCTGTTGAACTCACCAATCCCAACTACTGGCGGACACCGACACCTAGCACCACGTTTCACGGTCGAGATATCTTTGCACCCGTGGGTGCTCATCTGGCGAGTGGTGTCCCAATCGAACAACTGGGAGAAAGCTTTGACCCCAAAACACTCACGGCACTAGCGATTGGTGATCGCATCCCAACAAGTTCTGGTATCGTGGGTTGCATTCAATATATCGACCACTTCGGCAACCTCATCACCAATATTTCGGCGGCGGAGGTTCAGGAAAAAACCTGGGCTGTTCTCGTGGGTGATGCTTGTACACCCACACTGGGCGATCGCCGGATCGAGAGTAGCCAAACTTATAGCGATCGCCCGGTTGGAGAAGTTGTTACCCTGATAGGCAGTCACGGTTGGGTAGAAATTGCCGTTAATGGCGGCAGTGCTCAGCAAGCGTTAAACATGGATGTCGGTTCACCCGTGGAAGTAGTGGTGAGCCTAGAAATGAAAGGTTAA
- a CDS encoding YdcF family protein, whose protein sequence is MRLIQRREVWVPTSQGWLFILGCVMALMLFIANHIHSFLAPNYPIKGDVLVVEGWIGDYALESAMQEFKRGGYQKLITTGNPLEQGYHLSEYKTTAELAAATLIALGFAPDQLIAVPAPKVMRDRTAASAVALREWISQSNLKIKSMNLYSSDVHARRSWLMFKQALAPKIQVGVISVDSDSYNPKQWWIYSAGVRSIISEAIAYLYARLVSWNA, encoded by the coding sequence ATGCGTTTAATCCAGCGGAGAGAAGTCTGGGTACCAACAAGCCAGGGATGGTTATTCATCCTTGGGTGTGTCATGGCTTTAATGCTGTTTATAGCTAATCATATCCATAGTTTCCTGGCTCCTAATTATCCCATTAAGGGTGATGTTTTAGTTGTAGAAGGTTGGATAGGAGACTATGCCCTAGAAAGCGCGATGCAGGAATTTAAACGAGGAGGATATCAAAAACTGATTACTACAGGAAACCCGTTAGAACAAGGATACCATTTGTCCGAATATAAGACGACTGCCGAACTTGCAGCCGCCACATTGATTGCACTAGGATTCGCTCCAGATCAATTAATTGCTGTTCCAGCACCTAAAGTGATGAGAGATCGTACCGCCGCCTCTGCCGTTGCCCTGCGTGAATGGATCAGCCAGTCAAATTTAAAGATAAAATCCATGAATCTTTATTCCAGTGATGTCCATGCCCGCAGGAGTTGGCTAATGTTCAAGCAAGCCCTTGCTCCCAAAATTCAAGTCGGCGTGATTAGCGTAGACTCAGATAGTTACAATCCAAAACAATGGTGGATATATAGTGCAGGAGTGCGGTCTATTATTTCTGAAGCCATTGCTTATCTCTATGCCCGTCTTGTGAGTTGGAACGCTTAA
- a CDS encoding patatin-like phospholipase family protein: MTEKDFKFKLKILSIDGGGIRGIVPAKILAEIEKRTGKRICTLFNLIAGTSTGGILAAGLALPKPNTKEPKYTAADLINIYRERGGEIFYEPFLEKVMKLDDISRPKYSSDGRDKVLKEYFGNTPLVDALTEVFVTSYDIQLRTPVFFTSQTNKEERTNRYYRKISSGFTMHQAAMATSAAPTYFKPHKVEASVKHETQGRGFYALVDGGVFANNPTSLALMEAIIDSKKPGKTPLELQDILVVSLGTGSLTRRYDYEKAANWGLVGWVQPLLNITLDGSSESVAVQLEQLLPKAQDRPPQYYRFQALLDAGKGLDDMDKAEPENIKNLEKLAEEIIAKEDQNLNALCKLLVN, translated from the coding sequence ATGACAGAGAAAGATTTTAAGTTTAAATTAAAAATATTATCAATTGATGGTGGTGGTATTCGAGGAATTGTCCCAGCCAAGATTCTTGCTGAGATCGAGAAGCGAACAGGGAAAAGGATTTGTACCTTATTTAATTTGATTGCTGGTACCTCAACGGGAGGAATCTTAGCGGCTGGCTTGGCGTTGCCAAAGCCGAACACTAAAGAGCCGAAATACACGGCAGCAGACCTAATTAACATTTATCGGGAGCGTGGAGGAGAAATATTTTATGAGCCATTTCTTGAGAAAGTAATGAAATTAGACGATATCAGTAGACCTAAATATTCTTCAGATGGTAGAGACAAGGTCTTAAAAGAATATTTTGGTAACACTCCTCTCGTAGATGCACTCACAGAAGTTTTCGTCACCAGCTACGATATTCAGCTAAGGACACCTGTTTTCTTTACCAGTCAAACCAACAAAGAAGAGAGAACTAATCGATATTACCGGAAGATTTCTAGCGGCTTCACCATGCACCAAGCCGCAATGGCGACTTCAGCAGCTCCAACTTATTTCAAACCACATAAGGTTGAGGCTTCCGTCAAACACGAGACCCAAGGAAGAGGTTTTTATGCCTTGGTTGATGGTGGAGTTTTTGCCAATAATCCAACATCCCTAGCTCTAATGGAAGCCATCATTGATTCTAAAAAACCCGGTAAAACCCCACTTGAACTCCAAGACATACTCGTAGTCTCCTTGGGCACTGGCTCACTGACCCGTAGATATGATTACGAGAAAGCTGCGAATTGGGGATTAGTGGGATGGGTACAACCCCTTCTTAACATCACGCTCGATGGTTCTAGTGAATCCGTGGCTGTTCAATTAGAACAACTGTTGCCGAAAGCTCAGGATAGACCACCTCAGTACTATCGCTTCCAAGCCTTGTTAGATGCAGGCAAAGGTCTGGATGATATGGATAAGGCAGAGCCAGAGAATATCAAAAATTTAGAAAAACTGGCAGAAGAGATCATTGCCAAGGAAGATCAGAATTTGAATGCACTCTGCAAATTGCTGGTGAACTGA
- a CDS encoding DUF1361 domain-containing protein, producing the protein MSIRDLLANAWQAWNIHSGWIAWNLFLAFIPLALSFWLFRRASQSRSLLWWVGFLVFIAFLPNAPYLLTDIIHLIKAIRDYYSVWIITLVLIPPHIIAILAGFEAYVVSLINLGHYLKQQRVGQYVLWAELLTHALCAIGVYLGRFKRFNSWDFLTQPDDLARSVVDDLTAKRPVLVIVVTFVVLTVLYWVMKQVTLGLVLRMRQSRFGKKSRTKGTSTEV; encoded by the coding sequence ATGTCGATAAGAGACCTACTTGCTAATGCGTGGCAGGCTTGGAACATCCACAGTGGCTGGATAGCCTGGAATTTGTTTCTTGCTTTTATTCCTTTGGCTTTGAGCTTTTGGCTATTCCGCAGAGCGTCTCAGTCACGATCGCTGTTATGGTGGGTGGGTTTTTTGGTTTTTATTGCCTTTTTGCCCAATGCCCCTTATCTGTTAACGGACATCATTCACCTGATTAAGGCGATTCGCGATTACTATTCAGTGTGGATCATTACCCTGGTTCTCATCCCCCCTCACATAATCGCGATTTTAGCTGGGTTTGAAGCCTATGTAGTGTCTTTAATCAACCTAGGTCATTACCTGAAGCAGCAGAGAGTGGGTCAATACGTCCTTTGGGCTGAGTTACTCACCCATGCTCTGTGTGCTATTGGCGTTTATCTAGGGAGATTCAAGCGCTTCAACAGTTGGGATTTTCTCACTCAACCGGATGATTTGGCAAGGAGTGTAGTCGATGATTTAACAGCTAAACGTCCTGTGTTGGTTATCGTAGTAACCTTTGTAGTCCTTACGGTATTGTACTGGGTGATGAAGCAGGTGACGCTAGGATTAGTGCTGAGAATGCGCCAAAGTCGCTTTGGTAAAAAAAGCAGGACTAAAGGCACGTCAACTGAAGTATAA
- the gntK gene encoding gluconokinase encodes MNNQRYVIGLDIGTTSTKAVLFTAKGDTVCRYAVGYPLYAPTPGAAEQDPEEIFSAVITTVRKVMTLSQIEPTQLMGLSFSAAMHSLIAVDAQGKLLSQSITWADNRSAHWAQKIKREQHGHEIYLRTGTPIHPMSPFVKLIWLRNEHPEIFEQAAKFISIKEYVFYGFFQQYIVDYSIASATGLLDLKALDWDHEALEMAGITTTQLSQLVPTTHIVKPMPASLAQAMGILTDTPTVIGANDGVLSNLGVGAIQPGMIAVTVGTSGAVRTMVERPITDPQERLFCYALSENHWVVGGAVNNGGIALRWVRDQLTDTEVRAAQRLGKDPYDLITMLAETVPPGAGGLIFHPYLMGERSPLWDANARGSFFGLSLNHTKAHLVRAVLEGIVFNLCLVLQALEEFTGKPTRIQATGGFARSPVWRQMMADIFDQDVIVPEQYESSCLGAAVLGLYALKEISSLNLVCQMIGETYRHQPIAAHVATYKKILPIYTRLLKAFQGEYESVAQLQEELTPSTSTARYSNPQ; translated from the coding sequence GTGAATAATCAGCGCTACGTTATTGGACTAGACATTGGCACTACCAGTACGAAAGCTGTATTGTTTACAGCCAAAGGCGATACGGTCTGTCGGTATGCCGTGGGGTACCCTTTGTATGCACCAACACCCGGTGCAGCGGAACAAGACCCCGAAGAAATCTTCTCAGCCGTGATTACAACGGTGAGAAAAGTGATGACGCTCAGTCAGATTGAGCCAACTCAATTAATGGGTTTGTCTTTTAGCGCTGCTATGCATAGTTTAATAGCGGTTGATGCACAAGGAAAGCTGCTTTCTCAGAGCATCACTTGGGCGGATAATCGCAGCGCCCATTGGGCCCAAAAAATTAAGCGAGAGCAGCACGGGCATGAAATTTATCTGAGGACGGGGACGCCAATTCATCCCATGTCCCCGTTTGTAAAATTAATTTGGCTACGGAACGAACATCCCGAAATTTTTGAGCAGGCGGCTAAGTTTATTTCAATTAAGGAATACGTTTTTTATGGATTTTTTCAACAGTATATCGTTGATTACTCGATCGCCTCGGCAACAGGCTTACTCGATTTAAAAGCCCTCGACTGGGATCACGAAGCCCTGGAAATGGCTGGGATCACCACAACACAGTTATCCCAATTGGTGCCAACAACGCACATTGTCAAACCCATGCCAGCCTCCTTGGCTCAAGCGATGGGAATTTTAACCGATACACCAACAGTCATCGGTGCCAATGATGGGGTGTTGTCGAATCTGGGAGTGGGAGCGATTCAGCCTGGAATGATCGCTGTCACTGTCGGTACGAGTGGGGCGGTGCGAACGATGGTGGAGCGTCCCATCACTGACCCTCAAGAGCGCTTATTCTGCTATGCTCTGAGCGAAAACCACTGGGTGGTTGGGGGAGCCGTGAACAATGGCGGGATTGCCTTGCGTTGGGTGCGTGACCAACTCACGGATACAGAAGTTCGGGCAGCTCAACGCTTAGGGAAAGACCCCTATGATTTGATCACAATGCTGGCTGAAACGGTTCCTCCCGGTGCGGGGGGACTGATTTTCCATCCTTACCTCATGGGGGAGCGATCGCCACTTTGGGATGCGAATGCCAGGGGCTCCTTTTTTGGTCTGAGTTTAAACCATACCAAAGCTCATTTGGTCCGAGCTGTCTTAGAGGGCATTGTCTTTAATTTGTGCTTGGTTTTACAAGCCTTGGAAGAGTTCACCGGTAAACCCACACGAATTCAAGCCACCGGAGGCTTTGCGCGATCACCTGTGTGGCGGCAAATGATGGCAGATATCTTTGATCAAGATGTAATTGTACCCGAACAGTACGAAAGTTCTTGCCTGGGGGCGGCGGTTTTAGGACTTTATGCCCTCAAAGAAATCTCTTCGCTCAATCTTGTCTGTCAAATGATCGGTGAAACGTATCGGCATCAACCGATTGCCGCTCACGTCGCCACCTACAAAAAGATTCTCCCCATCTACACTCGTCTTCTCAAAGCCTTTCAAGGAGAGTATGAAAGCGTTGCTCAACTTCAAGAAGAACTCACTCCTTCTACTTCTACAGCTCGATATAGCAATCCTCAATAA
- the rfbF gene encoding glucose-1-phosphate cytidylyltransferase encodes MKAVILAGGLGTRISEETSVKPKPMVEIGGKPILWHVMKIYSAYGINDFIICCGYKGYVIKEYFANYFLHMSDVTFDMRFNQMNVHCGYAEPWRVTLVDTGDNTMTGGRLKRVRDHIGNETFCFTYGDGIGDVNIKELLEFHKTQKTLATLTATQPAGRFGAISFKDQEKVSSFREKEDLNGAWINGGFFVLEPEVINFIADDSTIWEKDPLEKLAVDDQLSAYKHFGFWQPMDTLRDKNYLNELWNSGKAPWKVW; translated from the coding sequence ATGAAAGCTGTGATCCTTGCTGGGGGGCTTGGGACTCGCATTAGTGAAGAAACTTCTGTGAAGCCAAAGCCTATGGTTGAGATTGGTGGAAAGCCAATTCTCTGGCACGTCATGAAAATTTACTCAGCTTATGGCATCAATGATTTTATCATCTGCTGCGGGTACAAAGGATATGTCATTAAGGAATATTTTGCTAACTATTTCTTACACATGTCCGATGTTACTTTCGACATGCGATTTAATCAAATGAACGTTCATTGTGGTTATGCCGAACCTTGGCGAGTGACACTAGTAGATACAGGTGACAATACGATGACTGGCGGTCGTCTGAAGCGGGTTCGAGATCATATTGGCAATGAAACATTCTGCTTTACCTACGGAGATGGTATTGGAGATGTCAATATTAAAGAATTGCTAGAGTTTCATAAAACACAAAAAACTTTGGCTACGCTAACCGCAACCCAACCCGCAGGGCGTTTTGGTGCGATATCGTTTAAAGATCAAGAAAAAGTTAGTAGTTTCCGAGAGAAAGAAGACCTGAACGGAGCTTGGATTAATGGTGGTTTTTTTGTGTTAGAGCCAGAGGTGATTAACTTCATTGCGGATGACTCTACCATTTGGGAGAAAGACCCTTTAGAGAAGCTGGCTGTAGATGATCAACTTTCGGCCTATAAACATTTTGGTTTTTGGCAACCTATGGATACTCTACGAGACAAAAATTACCTGAATGAATTGTGGAATAGTGGAAAGGCTCCTTGGAAAGTTTGGTAA
- a CDS encoding DUF2301 domain-containing membrane protein → MGLQQALEPEVYQGQFGEFTINQGDRTGVIVYRSSLLTAALSFALGSGLVLAWGDTLTVWTEVMACYAVFWLALGVSLVTIHIYLVPLHRLLQIFWAIGGIASMVIALSTREPFAVFVYNHPIAIFGVGFTFAALTGIYFKEAFCFNRFETKFLTPLVPILLLGHLAGVLPSTWEQSFLAIWAVLFMVFALRKLVQPIASDIGDKSVFAYLQEKRAAHS, encoded by the coding sequence ATGGGGTTACAACAGGCGTTGGAACCAGAGGTTTATCAGGGTCAATTCGGGGAATTTACGATTAATCAGGGCGATCGCACGGGTGTTATCGTCTACCGTAGCAGTTTGCTCACAGCTGCGTTGAGTTTCGCTCTAGGGAGTGGACTGGTTTTAGCATGGGGTGACACTCTCACTGTTTGGACTGAGGTGATGGCCTGTTATGCCGTGTTTTGGTTAGCCTTAGGGGTGAGTTTGGTCACCATTCATATTTACCTAGTACCCTTGCACCGACTCTTACAAATTTTTTGGGCGATTGGTGGCATTGCCTCAATGGTGATAGCACTCTCGACGCGTGAACCCTTTGCCGTATTTGTTTACAACCATCCCATAGCCATTTTTGGCGTTGGTTTTACCTTTGCAGCCTTAACAGGAATCTATTTTAAGGAAGCATTTTGCTTCAACCGCTTTGAAACTAAGTTCCTCACACCCTTAGTGCCTATCCTTTTATTAGGCCATCTCGCGGGTGTCCTGCCCAGCACTTGGGAACAGAGTTTCTTAGCCATCTGGGCTGTTTTGTTTATGGTGTTTGCACTGCGTAAGCTGGTACAACCCATTGCCTCCGATATTGGGGATAAGTCGGTTTTTGCCTATCTCCAAGAAAAGCGTGCTGCTCATTCATAA